A genomic window from Silene latifolia isolate original U9 population chromosome Y, ASM4854445v1, whole genome shotgun sequence includes:
- the LOC141629818 gene encoding uncharacterized protein LOC141629818, giving the protein MGFNKENRAKKFVPLVGFSGETAHSLGEITIPTFIQGVNKLARYLVIKCPSIYNVILGRPWLYQMKAISSTYNQCLKFPTPWRIVKVKEDREESITCCTPVQQRGKKFAAERNEVINKEVDSLLAAEKIREVNYPEWLSNVVVVPKKNGKWRVCVDFIYLNKACPKDPFPLPHIDTMMDATAGHKMLTFLDAWRG; this is encoded by the exons ATGGGCTTCAATAAGGAGAACCGGGCAAAGAAATTTGTACCACTAGTGGGATTCAGCGGCGAGACGGCACATTCACTAGGAGAGATAACTATTCCAACCTTTATACAGGGGGTCAACAAGTTGGCAAGGTACTTGGTTATCAAGTGCCCATCAATCTATAATGTCATCTTGGGAAGGCCATGGTTGTATCAAATGAAAGCCATTTCCTCAACGTATAATCAATGCCTCAAGTTCCCGACACCGTGGAGAATAGTAAAGGTGAAAGAAGATCGGGAGGAATCCATAACCT GCTGCACCCCAGTGCAGCAGCGCGGAAAGAAGTTTGCAGCAGAACGAAACGAGGTCATCAACAAGGAAGTAGACAGCCTCCTGGCAGCAGAGAAAATTAGAGAAGTCAATTACCCAGAATGGCTCTCTAATGTAGTAGTGGTGCcaaaaaagaatgggaagtggagagtctgtgtagacttcATATACCTGAATAAAGCCTGCCCAAAGGACCCTTTTCCACTTCCACATATCGATACAATGATGGATGCTACAGCCGGGCATAAAATGCTCACCTTCCTGGACGCTTGGAGGGGTTAA